The following are from one region of the Capsicum annuum cultivar UCD-10X-F1 chromosome 1, UCD10Xv1.1, whole genome shotgun sequence genome:
- the LOC107877601 gene encoding TNF receptor-associated factor family protein DDB_G0272098 isoform X1 — translation MNEHGKMMNQQQRMSMSQNQMISMSQPQILNPQLQQQQQQQQPQMMNRNYMMWPQPPLPPPSVDQLKFQNPNHNLKQFVTGKRSKPLGPRNNWKGKKVNKNDKRMVGTSGGGSSSIAGGNVGSQGGYKPPTLNDLQQQNRLKARRFFPKKKFYHNNNNNNMTAPYAPRNTSSYIIRAKKSGGITSLVSPCPVTPAVLPTPMFSPSREVLVDMAKEEWGVDGYGSMNGLIRLRSPGHEAEGHEDEEEEEEGSSESDVEEHVEVERRLDHDLSRFEMIYPNYSGMEYNNVLGNRVDDQDTHIAQLEEENLILKDRLFLMERELGDLRRRLQSLERQGHGYDEMNEELVENESESETQSHGDGHSLEDNDVEMIERPMEVGNVKGKEEDRIEDDSEFAENKESVGKEGQQVSDNCDDEAAEKGSDKVEGGVEQVDGNCNDEAAEKESDQVGKEDENDDGYGMVEVLQKEIIANVGSKSELNEDAAVKTGNEVQFTQLNKYTENEVQASGSASVVDVPMEEACRVDADTISHTKEEDELPGDK, via the exons ATGAACGAGCACGGAAAAATGATGAATCAACAACAGAGGATGAGTATGAGTCAAAACCAAATGATAAGTATGAGTCAGCCACAGATCTTGAATCCACagcttcaacaacaacaacagcag CAGCAGCCACAGATGATGAATCGGAACTATATGATGTGGCCGCAGCCGCCTCTGCCTCCGCCGTCGGTGGATCAGCTCAAATTTCAGAACCCTAATCATAATCTGAAGCAATTTGTTACTGGAAAGCGTTCGAAACCCTTGGGTCCTCGGAACAATTGGAAGGGTAAAAAGGTAAATAAGAACGACAAGAGAATGGTTGGAACTAGCGGAGGCGGTAGTAGTAGCATTGCTGGAGGAAATGTTGGAAGTCAAGGCGGATATAAGCCGCCTACGTTAAACGATTTGCAGCAACAGAACCGATTAAAAGCCAGGAGGTTTTTCCCTAAGAAGAAAttttatcataataataataacaataacatgaCTGCACCATATGCGCCTCGGAACACGTCTTCCTATATTATTAGGGCTAAAAAGAGTGGTGGTATTACTTCTTTGGTGTCCCCTTGCCCTGTGACTCCTGCTGTGTTGCCAACGCCAATGTTCTCTCCGTCCAGGGAAGTTTTAGTTGATATGGCTAAAGAGGAGTGGGGAGTGGACGGGTATGGATCGATGAATGGATTGATTAGACTGAGGTCACCAGGTCATGAGGCAGAAGGTCATGAGGacgaggaagaagaggaggaaggaTCAAGTGAGAGTGATGTGGAAGAACATGTGGAGGTGGAAAGACGGTTGGATCATGACTTGAGTAGGTTTGAGATGATTTACCCAAACTATAGCGGGATGGAGTATAACAATGTGTTGGGAAACCGCGTGGATGATCAGGATACCCATATTGCTCAATTGGAGGAAGAAAACTTGATTTTGAAGGACAGATTGTTCCTGATGGAGAGGGAGTTGGGTGATTTGAGGAGGAGGTTGCAAAGTCTTGAGAGGCAGGGCCATGGTTATGACGAGATGAATGAGGAGCTTGTGGAGAATGAGTCTGAGAGTGAGACTCAGAGTCATGGGGATGGTCATTCATTGGAGGATAACGATGTTGAAATGATTGAAAGGCCCATGGAAGTTGGGAATGTGAAAGGGAAAGAAGAGGATAGAATTGAGGATGACTCAGAGTTTGCAGAAAACAAAGAGAGTGTTGGAAAAGAAGGCCAACAGGTCAgtgataattgtgatgatgaagctgctgagaagggatctgataaAGTGGAAGGAGGAGTTGAACAGGTTGATGGTAATTGTAATGATGAAGCTGCTGAAAAGGAATCCGATCAAGTGGGAAAAGAAGATGAAAACGATGATGGATATGGTATGGTTGAAGTCCTTCAAAAGGAAATCATTGCTAATGTTGGAAGCAAGAGTGAACTGAATGAAGATGCAGCCGTGAAAACTGGGAATGAGGTTCAGTTTACTCAATTGAACAAGTACACTGAAAACGAGGTTCAGGCATCAGGTAGTGCAAGTGTTGTAGATGTTCCCATGGAGGAGGCTTGTAGAGTGGATGCTGATACTATTTCCCATACAAAGGAAGAGGATGAATTGCCAGGAGATAAATAA
- the LOC107877601 gene encoding TNF receptor-associated factor family protein DDB_G0272098 isoform X2 — MNEHGKMMNQQQRMSMSQNQMISMSQPQILNPQLQQQQQQQPQMMNRNYMMWPQPPLPPPSVDQLKFQNPNHNLKQFVTGKRSKPLGPRNNWKGKKVNKNDKRMVGTSGGGSSSIAGGNVGSQGGYKPPTLNDLQQQNRLKARRFFPKKKFYHNNNNNNMTAPYAPRNTSSYIIRAKKSGGITSLVSPCPVTPAVLPTPMFSPSREVLVDMAKEEWGVDGYGSMNGLIRLRSPGHEAEGHEDEEEEEEGSSESDVEEHVEVERRLDHDLSRFEMIYPNYSGMEYNNVLGNRVDDQDTHIAQLEEENLILKDRLFLMERELGDLRRRLQSLERQGHGYDEMNEELVENESESETQSHGDGHSLEDNDVEMIERPMEVGNVKGKEEDRIEDDSEFAENKESVGKEGQQVSDNCDDEAAEKGSDKVEGGVEQVDGNCNDEAAEKESDQVGKEDENDDGYGMVEVLQKEIIANVGSKSELNEDAAVKTGNEVQFTQLNKYTENEVQASGSASVVDVPMEEACRVDADTISHTKEEDELPGDK; from the exons ATGAACGAGCACGGAAAAATGATGAATCAACAACAGAGGATGAGTATGAGTCAAAACCAAATGATAAGTATGAGTCAGCCACAGATCTTGAATCCACagcttcaacaacaacaacagcag CAGCCACAGATGATGAATCGGAACTATATGATGTGGCCGCAGCCGCCTCTGCCTCCGCCGTCGGTGGATCAGCTCAAATTTCAGAACCCTAATCATAATCTGAAGCAATTTGTTACTGGAAAGCGTTCGAAACCCTTGGGTCCTCGGAACAATTGGAAGGGTAAAAAGGTAAATAAGAACGACAAGAGAATGGTTGGAACTAGCGGAGGCGGTAGTAGTAGCATTGCTGGAGGAAATGTTGGAAGTCAAGGCGGATATAAGCCGCCTACGTTAAACGATTTGCAGCAACAGAACCGATTAAAAGCCAGGAGGTTTTTCCCTAAGAAGAAAttttatcataataataataacaataacatgaCTGCACCATATGCGCCTCGGAACACGTCTTCCTATATTATTAGGGCTAAAAAGAGTGGTGGTATTACTTCTTTGGTGTCCCCTTGCCCTGTGACTCCTGCTGTGTTGCCAACGCCAATGTTCTCTCCGTCCAGGGAAGTTTTAGTTGATATGGCTAAAGAGGAGTGGGGAGTGGACGGGTATGGATCGATGAATGGATTGATTAGACTGAGGTCACCAGGTCATGAGGCAGAAGGTCATGAGGacgaggaagaagaggaggaaggaTCAAGTGAGAGTGATGTGGAAGAACATGTGGAGGTGGAAAGACGGTTGGATCATGACTTGAGTAGGTTTGAGATGATTTACCCAAACTATAGCGGGATGGAGTATAACAATGTGTTGGGAAACCGCGTGGATGATCAGGATACCCATATTGCTCAATTGGAGGAAGAAAACTTGATTTTGAAGGACAGATTGTTCCTGATGGAGAGGGAGTTGGGTGATTTGAGGAGGAGGTTGCAAAGTCTTGAGAGGCAGGGCCATGGTTATGACGAGATGAATGAGGAGCTTGTGGAGAATGAGTCTGAGAGTGAGACTCAGAGTCATGGGGATGGTCATTCATTGGAGGATAACGATGTTGAAATGATTGAAAGGCCCATGGAAGTTGGGAATGTGAAAGGGAAAGAAGAGGATAGAATTGAGGATGACTCAGAGTTTGCAGAAAACAAAGAGAGTGTTGGAAAAGAAGGCCAACAGGTCAgtgataattgtgatgatgaagctgctgagaagggatctgataaAGTGGAAGGAGGAGTTGAACAGGTTGATGGTAATTGTAATGATGAAGCTGCTGAAAAGGAATCCGATCAAGTGGGAAAAGAAGATGAAAACGATGATGGATATGGTATGGTTGAAGTCCTTCAAAAGGAAATCATTGCTAATGTTGGAAGCAAGAGTGAACTGAATGAAGATGCAGCCGTGAAAACTGGGAATGAGGTTCAGTTTACTCAATTGAACAAGTACACTGAAAACGAGGTTCAGGCATCAGGTAGTGCAAGTGTTGTAGATGTTCCCATGGAGGAGGCTTGTAGAGTGGATGCTGATACTATTTCCCATACAAAGGAAGAGGATGAATTGCCAGGAGATAAATAA